AAAATAGTTATCAACTGCAAAAAATTAAGATCATGATTCCATTATAAGGTATTCCATATTGTAAGGTACACTTAAAATtatcaaagtttattgtaattgttttataaaaaccCTCAAAGATATACTTACCACAATCCATTCAGCAATGTTTTCATATAGCTCTGGActaaaaattgcttttttcaGTCTGGCTAGAGGGCCATCAGCATCTACCAATCTGCACCGCATAAATACATCGCAATAGCCTCTAAAATCATTACAAGGGGATCCAGGTTGCAAAGTGATGGTTCGACCATTAAAGTGTTTATCCCATCGGAGAGACCCTGTACTTGCACAAGATGATGGATCcactgggaaagagaaaagatcaaagacaatctaaaaatcatattaattttttaaaattcaattcatttgcagCATTTTTTGAATGTCTACAAAATGCATTTTTTGGGTACTAATTCAAAACTATAtacattttatcaataaaaaggaaCACAAAATGCTAGGGGATCATAAGTGTGAAATGTTTTTGTTCCATTCAGTTttaatggaaatacaaatatgtgcatatgaacaaataagtaaaaaaataagtatttgatGAGCAGGAGCTATCGATTTAAAAGATTcatgaaaatgactaaaaataatgacatttaaaaaacaaaagacatgattttaaaatattttagagatcCTATCATTATAGCACAGTTAATTTTGTTAAAATGGATTAATTTTCAAACTATACATTTTCTCCAGTAAAATACTAACAAAGTTCATCAAGTTGCAATTTAGAGGATGATTATAATAAATtgcaaataaattataataaattgcaaaatgaaagtctTACTTTTATTCATGCAGCAAACATGGCATAATTCTTTATCATCCTTGCCATCAGAACTAGCACATGTGCATTCCTCCAAGCCATGTTTTTCACAGATAGATCCAGCACATTGCTAttgtagagaaaaatgaaaaaaatgttcttaggGTCTGCATTTACtgctaataatgaaataaaaagttacAGCAATacaattattatgaaaaaagaggaagtaaaatttttttgtttcaaaaaagAAGTCTTTTACAAAGCACACTACAAATAAAGGCTAGGTCTGAGTCAAAGAGATACTTTTGGAAAGGATAAGAACCACATTAAAAGCAGAGTTAAGAgaccaatttaaaaataatatgaacaCAGAAATGGGAAAACTGTATACAGGCATTACAATGGGAAATTTTTAGTGTttcagcaaaaagaaataaagaaaaagttaattttataaactgtacttcaaaatatttattaatgcagATATTCATCCACTCACTGATGCAGCTTATAATTCTTCCATGCTTTAACTGATAATTAATGAGttgctatggccaaaaatatttaTCACTGAGCCAACTTTCTAGCAATAAGCCTCCATATCAAGCAATGCTTAAGTGACGGGAAGCTTTCAAGTCAAATCTATGGTTTAGCTTTTCCATTGAAGTAATCTAAGACCTGAAAGAATgtatgtactatgtacaaaactTTTAGAAATTTAAGATCTCTAAAAGCAATCAAACACAAAAacataatgtttattaaattcaaGAACACAAAATAGTAGAAGGAAttcctatttaaatttttttaaaaattactgacaaaactagaaagcaatttgggaaAAATTAGACCAGTATCTTAAATTGTGTATCATAATCAATCCaaaagcatttatatggtgcttattatgtgccaggcactatactaggcACTGGGGAAACATGTAGCTAGTCAAAAACTATTTATCAAGTGCCAACTGTATACTAGGTACTAGGGaagcaaaaagaggcaaaaaacaaggTCTtactaccctcaaggagctcacaaactAATGATGGAGGCAACAAGCAAATACATACAAACAAGCTGTAATCAGGATGgagaggaaataattaagagaagaaagaacaaagagggaaatacaaagaatgaaacaatcattactctcaaaaagcttacattgggtaagactgtgtgtgtgtgtgtgtgtgtgtgtgtgtgtgtgtgtgtgtgtgtgtgtgtgtgtgtgtgtgtgtgtaaataaataaatacacacacatacacacacacacacacacaaatgcacataaatacatagtagttaaatacaaggtacTTTGGGAGGAAGGCACCAACAGTTTAGGAGGTAGGAGAGAGTAGGATCAGGACATGATTCATGTAAAAGTGATTCCTGAGCTTttgccttgggggaaaaaaaaaggattcttactataaaatagatatgaggAAGCAGCACATTCCTGGCATGGCAAATAACCAGTGCAAAGGTGGATGGAGACAAGAGATGAAATATTGTATGTGAGGagccaagaaaaatacaaatttggaCACTGGTCAAATAGTAACAATTGTAAAAGCTTAAATTATGATTAGGGTAAAGTAGTAGTACAATATAGAAATAGGGGGAGGGGACCAAGGCGAAATTCATGTAGTATATATAGAATTGAGGAAAGACCAAATTTGATTGTAttgtaaagaagaaataatatccAATGAGTCCAGAAATAGTTTTGGGGCAAGTTATAAAGAGCTTCAAAAGCTATTCTTTCTGATGAGCCATGTACTCTAAATAGAAAAGGCCACATGACAAATAATGaaacagaaattatattaaattttttaaaaattaaaattaaaaaatatattaaaataaaattcttctttcAGGAAGAAATTTAACATGACTTCATCAAACATCTAAGACACAAAGTATCTAAGAtatgtattatacacacataaatctacattaatataatattgatatatggaattgaccaaaaaaaaattctccaatagctaaatggtcaaaaaatattaCCAATTTCATTAGAAAACAACCATGCATAAAAACAGTGTGAATCATATCCAAAATACTAAAAGTGTTAATCACAAGATATAGTGCTTAAGTATTGCTATtatcattaatttattaattcaaaaaaggaaaatgtaaattaaaacaactctaaagcaAACTGCCAGAGAtgataaaaagatggaaataatcgATGTTGAAAGGAGTGTAGGAAGACAGGTATACTCCTAAAATGTTAGTGAAGCTATGAACTGATCCAGACATTTTAgcaaacaatttagaattatggaaACAATCACTACTCATTCCTTTTGATGCATCAGTTCTATCTTGAGCTAAACTCCAAAGTCAAAAATAGAAAGGCCACATACATAACATAATATTCTTCATAGTATTTTTTATGGGtaccaaagaactggaaagtgaaaTAGTCGAACAAATTGTTAAATACAAAAGGAATTTTACTGCATTATGACAAATggtgaaaaataaattcaagaaaacaTAGAAGgaggaatgaaataagcagaacagaGCACAATATTCACAATGACCAcactaaagaaaagaataaagaaagccaggtgaattcttcattttaaagatcttGATCCAGTGAACAGACAATGAAACAGACACTTTCCTATACTCAGATAAAGTGAGTGAATATGGATTTAGAAAACTGTATGTAGTAGCTATGTTTCTTAATTGTTTAAATTGTTCAGAAAATTAATCTTACACACAAAAACTGAAAGTTTGCCAGAAAAGCACTAAGAGATAATGTAGAAGCATGTTCAgcagttgtagtatatgattatgaaggaatattattgtgctataagaaaagacaagggaaaacttgagaagacttttgcagaactgatgcaaagtaaagtgagcagaaccagaacaacaAGATACACAGTAATAGCATTACTATGATGCTAATCAACTATAGAAGACTTTTTGATTTTCTAATCAATTAAATAATCTAagttccaaaggattcatgataaaaGATGCTATCTCCAAAGAGAGAATTGACAGACTCCAAGTATAGACtgtttatttccctctttttggCAACATGATTAgtgcagaaatatgttttgcatagtTTCACAAATATAACTGATATAATAATGCTTGACTTTTCACAAGTTGAGGAAGGCCTACAGGGtaaagaattcagaactcaaaattatCCCCTTTAACTTGGGAAACGTGTCAAATGGGAGATATTATAGATATGTAAAGACTAAAAAACACCTACTTCTCAAAGTAAAATTTGAGATATCTAACTCAAATTATATGaatcagggacagctaggtggcgcagtggatagagcaccagccctgaattcaggaggacccgagttcaaatttgatctcagaccctcaacacttcctagctgtgtgaccctgggtaagtcacttaaccccagcctcaaaattATATGAATCAAATGTAAAACTTACCCCATTGATGCAAACTTGTGTATGTCTATTACAATCGGTGAAATTTGGTTTAGGGTCAGATGCTGGGCAAAGAGCTTTAATACCATTACATATGCCTTCTTTTGCACAATCAGAATCATCTCGACACTTCTCAGACTTTGACTTGAAATTACACTGTGCAGTACAACAAGGACCTTGACTTGGGCtgggaaaacatgtttttaaataatgaaaaatataatccATTTCGTTACCTATTGTCTACTTCAAGTAATTAGTGAGTTaatagaaggaagaggaaagaatactATATTTAGAGACATAAGAAgatataaattctgttttttctattACTTAATACATATCTGAACTAATGTAAGGCACTTGACTTATgtgggccttagttttcttatctataaattaaAATGACTATGCCAGATAGATAATCTCTGAAATCCTCTTCAGTTCTCATTATGATCacatttaaatatacaataaatacacattttaaaaagtatcaaaatcctacatatacaaacaaaaccagtgtaTTGCCAATAACTTATTATTGAAGTAATTTGGTTAATGGACTAATTTACATGgtttaaatatagaaaaagatgCACACAGAAGTAAGCATAGATGTCTATCacttaaagaaaaacaagactctttagggagaaaagagaaactaTCTAGGGATAATGAATCCAATCAACTGCCTTTCCCATACAAATCTACAAAATCTATCCCACCAATATGAGTAAAATTATTCTTTGCCATTCCCTatataagaaatggaaataacaaatttaagattaaattgaccaattttagttttaaattactattataattagcttcatataaacatatatttaagtaTGTAACTACAATCTGGAGTATACCTGCATTGTTTCcctggttttaatttgcattttttttcctctggttgGTTTGCATCATAGCAGCACTCATCTTTACATTGATCACTATAACCACAATCACACTGTTCTCCTTGTTCTACCATTCCGTTGCCACAAATAGGTTGGCCAGattctgagaaaaagaaataactttcaTTAAGAATAAcgaccaccaccaaaaaaaagtccacatttgttttatttaaaattgaaaaagtaaggaattttaaagaggaaattaaaaaaaaaaaaaaaaaaaaaaaaaaaccacgatAAGCAACAGAAACGTAGAAGACTGAACTAGTAGTTTAAGAAACTGGATTTGTATTCTAGTTCTATTACTAATTAGCCATATAACCTTGAGCAATCTCTCTAGATCCTATTAGtttcctaatttctaaaatgataTTAATTCTCTACGAAGAACTAGTTCTAGTTCTCTCCAGTTTATATATGCCTCtgctaaaaaaaatcactttgactgtaaacataaaattatattcacagaATCTTTAAAACAGTTCTAAATTTTGTCAGCTGTCACTGAGCAGAACAGTCTTAACCAGAACAtactttttccagttttcttagaaGCTCAAGATTCAAATATTACAAAACAAAGTCTATTTCTAAGTGAttctgttattgttcagtcttgtccaactcttcgaAATTCCATGGACTTCATTCTCCAGGATGTGTTTCTTATCTATATCAACAACTATACTCTTTGTATTTACTGgtgatgttaagatctttcttggacaattcttctatgtattttttgCTACCTTTTCTTAATTTCAAGTCTCTACCATTTTAGTcttttatcattcccattttgtagGAAAGGTTCTGATGAGGTCCTGAGCAGCTAGATAAGATTTTAAAGCCTGAAGCATGATAGGATTATAATATTCCAGACAGGCAATGAAAAGCTGATAACAGGATCTCAGATCTTTGTTCTTAAGTAGGCCTGAAGTACAAGTGAACTTTGATTCAAGTTCCACTCCTTCTGAAGGTCAGGAGAAACCTCACCTTTACTATATACAACCAGAAAACCAAATTATGATGTCACCCCATTTCTCCACACCCTTATATTTCCACAATAAAAGATCTGTTCACACAGTAGATCCTAGCTAAACTTCTCTATGAATTTAACCCCAGCTAAACTCTTAGCATCTTTCTCCACAACAGCTATCACCTTTTAGGACCCTAAACTTCTTTCAGGATTAGCCCCATAATCATCCACCAGCCACACTTTAATGGCATCTTCCTTTTGGCTAATAATGAGTTCCACCTGGGAACTTAATCTTGTTAGTTGCTAAAACTCCTTTCCTCACTAAAACCCTTACAGATTTAGCCTGCTTTTAGCAGAGTAATAAAATTTCTGCTCTGtgatttaaagaatatttaagcCTATAAATTCTTCTGTGATAACCCAGGACACCAGCCTGTAACCCCAATGTACTTTTTGGGTACCACCCATATTTCAACATTGGTAATTAAATTTCATTGTTTTGGTGCGTTAGTATAGTAAGAATCAGACTGTCCTCCATACCTCAATGTTTGGTGGACTTTTATAGAGGACCTCAACAGTTCCCCTAATAGCTCTAACTTCCTTGGAGAGATCTCTTATCTTTccattgttttcctctttttttatgttGCTCATTTAAGACgatattcttatttcttctttctattttctggCATTCTGCATTCAGTAGAGCCTATCTTTCcctatctcctttccttttcaggAATAGTTTTGGCTTAATTTTATGACTGCATGACAGCTACTTTGGGATGTGCTGAATTGTAGAATAAGCTGCAGGCTCTGCTGTTATGAAAAGACTTTCCAGCTCAGTCCTAGATGGCTTGGCCTTACTCACTATACTTTTAACCTCTTGCTCTGGATACAATAATCAAAAGTTCTGAAAAGGCAGTATCTGTGGACATCATTAAGTATCCCTTCATAATTTTTGTGACTCCCAGATCAATACTCCTTTCTCTGATTGCTACTTcctatatatatgttgtttcttcCTACTATCATGTagactccttgaaagcaggatcAAATTCCtcatagaatttatattttattcctagGCAACTAAGATGATGCATGCTACAATAGATATAGCTATGGCTTTGGaaacaggaaaacctgagttcaagtcccggACCTAACATATACTAGCTATGTACCCTTGGATCAGTGACTTTCTAAGTGCTTTAGACCAGGTGTCCAACATGTGTGCTTATGCCAAAAGCAGCCTACAACATAAGCAAGTACAGCACCAAacacattaaaatgaaattgggaaatatttatcaaaacagATAAAAGTACAATACACTAGAGATAATATTAACTTTAATGTTACAATGATTTAAGAGAAATAAGGTCATTAAATGCATCAATACTATAGTTCCTCACACCAATGAAATATGAAGTTGAAAACCACCACCATCCTTTTACCGAAAAATGGCATATACTTACCGACAAAAcagttatttctctttttttcaagaaCTTGGCTTATGTTTCGAATACTACAGAGtgaaaatttattgttgttaAGCTTGTCCCCAGATGTAGCTCTTGCATACATGATAtaattgccattttctttctgtcCTAAATTCTTAGATTCTCCTGGAGTACATTCTGTTCCAGAATCATGCTATAAAATAAGACATCTATGTTACAGAAATGAAGGagttaaaaaagttaaatatatattttttcctaatcagTTGATTTTTTCACTGGAATAAACAATGAAACTGCTTACTTTAGGAGTTTAAGATATAgaaaagataacatttttttctacaatggtttgaataggaaaatgaaaaagggaagaagaaaaatgggggaaggggatgGCAAAAGgcaaggggaaagaaaataagcaagagaaaaaggaaaggggaaggagggagggaagcaaaTTTTCTCAAGTTCTTTAAATTAAGTTAACATTCAATAACTATTCTCCCTTCTCATTGCAAAACTCTTGAAACAAAATAACCCAATGAGCCAATGTTcacatatttttatctttcaagaATCTACTTACAAACAGAAGCAACAAAAATTACAGAGGCCACAACAATGCCACAGAAAAAATAAGTCTAGCCATTGGCCAGATCTGAGGGATGGAAATTTTCCTATATCTGActgatgataaaaaataattaaaggtctttttttccaactttagAATTCAATATTTTTACAACTGACAAATTTGAAAGTAATTCAAGGAGTACcatttgggaatttattttactaaacaaaaaacaagtatgtctttaaaattcattctttaaATGACAATATAAGATACATAATGCTTACTGATTTGTTCTTATGAAAGGTAGCATGACATAGGATATAATGAAAgtcttggagccaagaagacctggattcaaatgctgcctctgaaACTTAATAGCTGTGGGACCAGAAGCAATTTACCTAATCTGAGGATcaatgttctcatctgtaaaatagggattataaaTGCCTGTAATAACGACATGTCAGAGTTTTTATGAGGACTTAATGAGACAATGATACTAAATACTTTGCCACCCTTTAAAAATCCAGATGTCAGTAAATGGCATTTTGACAATTGTAAAAATCTATAAATTTGATATAGCTTATGAAAAAATTCCAGAAATATATTCTTATATCTACTGTTTTTGAATGTCACACTGCAGTAACTCATATTGGCCTTGCAGTATATTAcccttcccatttccttcaatttttttctgattaactATGGTCTAGTCATGACTCCCCTGATTTCACTCTTTGGGCTTGATaattccccatttataaaataaaggaattggaccAGATGAAGATCTATCTATCTGTAAATTTTCATTTCCATATTACACCCTTTAACATCCTGTCAATttgtacaaatttatttttttaaagaatatatcatCACATTGCTAGCATGAAGTTTAATAACAGGCCATGtaaattctaaaaggaaaaaaaaactgataaggCAGTACTCACAGGAGAACCAAAATTGTGTCCAACTTCATGAGCAAAAGTAATGTGAGAGACTTTTGGTGGCACATGAGAACCATAGTTCTGGACAGTGATGATGCCAGTATTTAAGGATTTCTTTTTACCATCTGAATACAGCTTACTTTTTTCACATATTCCTCCAGAGCTTCCtaatgatgaagaaaaagtaATTAAGATTAGTATCTTTGCCCTACTCCAAAGAAGTCactgtaaaaaaattacattaaattgcACCCACTGGTTCCTTAATGTGTCAAGTGACCCTTTTCTTTTTGTCAGGTATAGTAAATTTCTTCTGATGTTAagttttagtttaattttaaaaacttctaaGATTAAGTGCATataaagaaattgttttaagAGCAATCAGCTTGCTCgaatatcaatttttatttttattagaatacACAATATATTGTATATTCTGCTACAGAACTGCTATATTTCTTCAAATCTCTATTCCCTTTcttggtttcatttttgtctttttttcctctcctctccttttaatTCTACTGTTGAATTGTTCACATTTATTCAAAGCTATGATTTATATGCTCCTTTTTATGTTTATGGTTTTGTAAAGGCAAATTTACAGCTTGAattcaataaaaactaaaaaGGCATGAGCAGATTGAGAAAGTCAGTAAGAATAGTAACAGAATACATAATTTGTTGCCCTTGAATGAAATGTCATGTCActaacctgatttttcttgcaaattttctatagaaaatttaactacacataaaaattagaatacatATTATAATCATATTTCATAAAGATACACTATCAAGTTTATTTAAATAAACTGTCGACAAAGGCATTATAATATACTGACACTTAagaaaccaaaatttaaaaaaaattttaaatcaaacaaAGGTTAAGAAACTGAATGATCAATCAAGTCCACCCATATTTATAAAAGAACACTTTGTATATTACACATTctaaaaatcctttcctttttaaaaaacttactaTAGTATTTAAAATACACTAAATCCATATGAATGCTTGAAAAGTATTTGTATATAGTTTCTAAAGAAATGTATTAAGTTCCATCTTTTAAAATGCCTAACTGATCCATTGGAAATAATATTCTACATGCACTAACAAACCATGACTTCATggtgccattaaaaaaaaattcttattttctaagAAACCTGACAAGTCTTTGATAGAACTATAAAAAGATATTACAATATAAAACTTTCTTCTACTTCCATAAACTATGTACAAAGAAACATTTgtgaaataagattttttaaatgcttgaatAGATCTACCAGACAAAGTGGTCACTTGCtttcaagaaataaaactaaatgtATAAACTGAAGACATGTAGGTTTCCATCCTCTCACAATTCTAGCAACAGTAGCTCAAGTACTGGAGTTTATGTTTATGTTTCACAAATAGGGGTATTATATAAGGTTACCAGGCCAAACCAATCATACACATCTCTTCAAAATATTTATGAGCAAAAATAACTCGGAAAGCTTATTTAGTAttcttttccagattattttttccaCAGCAGGACCATAATAGTAATATTGGAACTTATAAAAGGTATATTCGTATTGACATAATACTTTAAGTTAAAATGTTAAGTGCTTTaagcaaataataaatgaataaatatcctGCCTGAGTGAAGATTTGTCAAATGCAAAATGGTCCGATGCAGAACTGTCAAAACTTGAATTAAGCATAGAAGACTCCAAACTGCAAATATTTTCAGTTaaagacaaaatagtaaatatatggctgtcaaaaacaaacaaacaaaaaaaggcatgTTCCATTGAGGTTTTAAATGTATACTTTTTCTacttatttaaaagtattttttctaatttcaggCAAGGAAATAATTAAGTTTTGAGAATATTATTCTGAAATAAAGAATTTATGACAACTAtactatttaacttttttatcaTAATGTCAGTTTTAATTACtactacataaataaaaatttatcatgTCCTTCAAAAACAGTTCTTTATTcaaaaaaaagtgcaaaaattCTATAAATTGTTAAACAAAACCAATTTTAGTAACCAATtactattcattttaatttactATATAAAAGTACAAATatcatttatacataaatatgatATCCAGATGAAtctaataataaatattcataactcaagttcaataattatttattgtataaaattaagatttcatCATCATATTTAAATATCAAACTATGGAATATATATGGGAAAAAGGTCTATCTAATGCTAATTCATTTGTTAGACATCTACTATATGCCATTTATTATAGCTTCAAAGCATACTCTGTTTATTTAATGCAAATACACATAGGAACATTGGTATTCATAGGTATATTACTCCAAAATTTgtaataaatgaaaccagaattcaaaatagaaaagGTGAGTTTAGGAGGTTAAATTATGTATTTCTTTGAGTTTTAATATTTCACTATATCTTTTCCATAACACCAAATGAAAATTCAAAGTAGGAAATAATTTACACAtattgggattttaaaaatatatctataaaacTGCTACTTATCTAAGAATATAGTATATGGCTGTTTCCTAGATCAATTCTGTTGTTTTAACAAAGAAATGTAAACAATGTTAAAAAGTTAAAACTAGTAGAGTAGTTAGGATCAGGCTAGTTTCACAGAACCATAAACTTCATGATTATAAATTATGAACTTCTTATcaaattcattttcccaaatcagatagaaattgaaatgaattaagcaaatttgtttaattgattaaatgataaattaacttaattaaattctattttcaaGTCATGTTTAATAAGTATCCACTACAT
The DNA window shown above is from Sminthopsis crassicaudata isolate SCR6 chromosome 2, ASM4859323v1, whole genome shotgun sequence and carries:
- the ADAM10 gene encoding disintegrin and metalloproteinase domain-containing protein 10 isoform X2; the encoded protein is MKRDTSLFTDDFKVVMSDQILDYDTSHIYTGHIYGEEGTLSHGSVIDGRFEGFIQTRGGTFYVEPAERYIKDRTLPFHSVIYHEDDIKYPHKYGPQGGCADHSVFERMRKYQMTGVEESTQKPLEEHVTSGPELLRKKRAASAEKNTCQLYIQTDHLFFKHYGTREAVIAQISSHVKAIDTIYQSTDFSGIRNISFMVKRIRINTTADEKDSTNPFRFPNIGVEKFLELNSEQNHDDYCLAYVFTDRDFDDGVLGLAWVGAPSGSSGGICEKSKLYSDGKKKSLNTGIITVQNYGSHVPPKVSHITFAHEVGHNFGSPHDSGTECTPGESKNLGQKENGNYIMYARATSGDKLNNNKFSLCSIRNISQVLEKKRNNCFVESGQPICGNGMVEQGEQCDCGYSDQCKDECCYDANQPEEKKCKLKPGKQCSPSQGPCCTAQCNFKSKSEKCRDDSDCAKEGICNGIKALCPASDPKPNFTDCNRHTQVCINGQCAGSICEKHGLEECTCASSDGKDDKELCHVCCMNKMDPSSCASTGSLRWDKHFNGRTITLQPGSPCNDFRGYCDVFMRCRLVDADGPLARLKKAIFSPELYENIAEWIVAYWWAVLLMGIALIMLMAGFIKICSVHTPSSNPKLPPPKPLPGTLKRRRPPQAVQPPQRQRPRESYQMGHMRR